CTTGGTGTAGTCGGTTATTTCGCCGCCGACTATTCCCCTCAGCCCGGCCATGATGTCCCGCCCAACGTGCCTTGCCCGGATGGTACTTCCCTTGACTAGACCAACGGTCTTGGTGATATTCTTGCCCTCTATCCGCTCCGCAGTGGTAATAATCAATTGTCTACCTCCTTGAAGTCGTCCTTCTTCGCCTGGGCTATCCTGTCCCTGATGACTATCCCGAGGAGTACCACAAATGCCACCGAGACCACCCCCACGACAATCCGTATCCAGAGGGAAATCTCATCGGCCATAAAGAAACCCCTGGCCAGCCACCCGGACAGGGCAAGTATGCCCAGCCCGATTACAATAAACGCTGCGTTCTGCATACTAACCCCCCTCAC
The Dehalococcoidales bacterium DNA segment above includes these coding regions:
- a CDS encoding heavy metal-binding domain-containing protein, with product MIITTAERIEGKNITKTVGLVKGSTIRARHVGRDIMAGLRGIVGGEITDYTK